The Gemmatimonadaceae bacterium genome includes the window ATCTCGGCGCGCGAGCTCACCCCGAAGAGAATTCGCCGCCGCCGGCGCGGAAGTTTCTGCAACGCGGCGTCGTCCGCATTCACCGCCGCGTGCCCGTCGGGCTTCACGTAATCCATCAGCGCTGATTTTGCCTTGAAGTACGCTTCCATCGTGCCGTGATAATCGAGATGATCGCGGGTGAGATTCGTGAAGACGGCGGCGTCGAACTCGAGACCGTCGATTCGCCGCTGATCGAGGCTGTGCGAGGATACCTCCATTGCTACCCACCTCGCGCTCCGGTTTACGAGCTCACGCAGGATTCGCTGAAGCTCCACCGGCCCGGGCGTGGTCAGCTCATTCCCGCCCGGAACCACTTCGCCGGCCGTGCCGAGAAGAACGCCGAGTGTTCCGATCGATGCGCTCCGCGCGCTGGCATCATCCAGCAGATGGCGAAGAATTCCCGCAGTGGTGCTCTTTCCGTTCGTCCCGGTGATGCCGATCATGCGGAGCTTGCGCGATGGGTTCCCGAAAGCGGTCGACGCGGCGATAGCCGCCGCTTTGCGCCCTTCGCGAACAACGATCGCGGGAAGCGAAGTCCGGCTTGCATCTTCGACCATGGCCGCGGTCGCACCCTGTTGCTCGGCGCGCGCGAGGTAGTCGTGGCCGTCGAGAACCGCGCCCTTCACCGCGATGAACAGGAATCCGGCTCGCACTGCGCGGCTGTCGTCCGATATTCCGTCGACGAATTCCGGCAGATTTCCGGGAACCGCGGCCAGAAGCCCCGCGGCCTCGAGGGCCGAGGTCACGTTGGCCAGCGCGAAGCGCATCACCGAATGTGCTGAAGTTCGACGACGCTGCCCGCAGCCACCAGCGTACCTGCGGGAGGCAGAGTAGCGGTTCCCCGCTGGGGCACCAGACGGACGCGGAATCCTGAATGATGCAACGCGCGAACCGCATCGCGAAGGGCGAGTCCGGATATGTCGGGCACCGGCCGCTCCGATTGATCGAGCGGCCTTGCACGCGCAACATGGGGGAGCGCGATCGTCACGGCCTGTCGCGCTGCAGCTTCCTCTTCCCCCACTCCCGCCGATCCATCGTTCGAGCTCGTCGTCGCCAGGACCGCAGCGGCTCCTGCTTCGGCGAGCGTATCTACTGAGCCCGTCACGCGTCGCACCCGCTCGACACTCGCGAGCTCGGACCTGTCGAGCGCGGCGTCGCGCGCGGCGAGGGCGGCGCGGAGTATCACCTTTGTCACCGGGGCCGCTATCTCGCCGCCATAGTAGGCCTGCCGCGGACTGTCGAGCTTTACGAGCACGACGTATTGCGGCCTGTCGGCGGGGAAAAGTCCGACGAAGGAAGCAGTATAGTTGCCGAGGACATATCCCTTTCCCTGCACTGTGCGGCGCGCCGTGCCGCTCTTGCCGCCGAGGAGATAGGTCGCGAGATCAGCTCTCGTTGCGGTGCCGCTTTCGACAACTCCGAGAAGCATCTGCTGAACGTCGCGCGCCACGGCGGGACTGACGACGCGGCGAATGACTCGCGGCTTAGCGCGGTAGATCAGATCGCCGTCAGGTGACCGTATCTCCTTCACGAGGTGCGGCTCCATGAGCTCCCCGCCATTTGCAATCGCGGCATAGGCGGCAACCAGCTGCAGCGGCGTGACCGCAACCTCGTAGCCCATGACTATTGAGGATCCCGACGTGCGGTTCCAGCGAGACGGCTCGCGCAGAGTGCCCTCCGCTTCCGCAGGAAGTGGAATACCGGTTCCAATCCCAAATCCGAAGTCACGCAGAGTCTCGAATTTCTCACGGGGAGTGAGCCGTTCCGCAAAGCGGACGATTCCAATGTTGCTGGAGTACCGAATGACGTCGCTCAGCGAGAGCTGGAGTGCCTTGTGGTCATCGGTGACGAGTCGGCCCTCGAGCACGGCCCGACCGTTGAACGTCTCGACTACCTCGTCGGGGCGCGCGCGGCCGCGCTGGAGAAGAGCGGCGGCGATGAAGGGCTTGAGGGTCGACCCGGGCTCGAACGGCTCAGCCACGGCTGTGTTGGCCACCGTGCCGGGATTCGCGCGCCGGCTCGCCATCGCCAGAATCTCGCCGCTGAAGGGATTCATTACTACTATGTCTCCCCCGTCTGCCTGCAGACTGTCACTGGCTCGAACCAGAGCGCGCTCGCAGATCTCCTGGAGCGTCTCGTTGATCGTGAGTGTGAGACTGGAGCCCGCCCTCGGCGGCGACCGCCACGCCGCCGGGGCATCGATCCCGCGACCACGAACATCCACCGCACGCCTCGTCCCGGTACTGTCCCCCCGCAACACGCCGTCCATCGCAAGCTCTATCCCGTCGAGCGCCCGCCCGTCTGCGCCGACCCGTCCGACGATTCTCCTTATTCCCCCTGCGGTTGCAAAGTCGCGCTGCATGACGGTCTTCGGATGCACGCCTCTCATGTTGGTGAGTGCGGCTATCTCGGACGCGATATAGAGCTCCGGAAGCGAGACCCACTTCACCATCGGGTCAGTGGCGCGCTGGATCAGCCCGGGGGAAACGCGCATCTCGCGCAGCAGGTCCGCGAGCCGCGGACCGTCCAGGACTTCGCGTGGGGCGATGTCCACGTGAACCAGCTCATGGCTGTCCACGAGCACGGTTCCCGATGCATCGAGAATCGGGCCGCGCGGAGCCGGCACTGTGTCCGAATCGAAATGCAGTGCTCGCGCGCGCTGTGCCCACAAATCTCCCTCGACGAGCTGGAGCTTTGCCGACTGCGCCAGAAGCGCGGCGGCAAAGACCAGAAGGGCCAGGGAGATGATCGTCAGGCGGCTAGGGCGTCTCACCGCGTCTCGTCTGTCTGGGCAGTATCACTACCTGTGTGTCCGCGGGCACGTGCATCCCGAGCCGAGCTTCGGCGATTGGAATGAGCTTCACGCGAGATGATGCGTCGCGAATCTCCGCATCCAGCCGGACGCGCTCGTTCCTGAGCTGGCGGAGCCGCGCCTCCATGCCGCTCATCTGACGCGCCTGCGCGTCGCCGTAGCTGCGTCTGGTGACGACAGCAGCGGTTGTAAGGACGAAGCCGACGAGCACCGCCCCTACGATCCACCGGCCCCGTACGGCTACGCGGCGCGTCGCCATGCACGAAGGCGCGCGCTGCGCGCGCGGGGATTGCGGGAGATTTCTTCAGCAGAGGCCTTCGTGGCTTTGCGCGTCACGAGCTCACCCAGCGCTTTGCCCCCGCACGTGCATTCCAGCTGCCGTGGCGGGCAGATGCAATCGCGGCTCCATTCCCGCATTGCATGCTTCACGATCCTGTCTTCTCCGGAGTGGTACGCGATTACCGCGAGCACTCCTCCGGGATCGAGGTGGTCGCGCAGGATCGGAAGCGCGCGCTCCAGCGAGGCGAGCTCGTCGTTCACGGCAATCCGAAAACCCTGGAAGATTCTCGCGAAATCAGAGGGACCGCTTCTCGCCCCGAGCGCTCCGCGAATGGCCCGGACGAGATCGTCGCTCGATTCGAACGGCACCGTTCGCCGGCGACGGACGATCTCGCGCGCGAGACTGCGCGCGCGAATCTCGTCGGCATAGTCGCGAAGCACGGTGACCAGCTCGGCTTCTTCGAGTGTGTTGAGCAGATCTGCCGCGGTCATTCCGGCGGCCGGATCCATGCGCATGTCCAGCGGCGCGCCTTCGCGAAACGAAAACCCGCGCGACGCTTCGTCAATCTGATGCGACGAAACGCCAAGGTCGGCGAGAATACCTTCGAATTTCTGTCGCTGGTGCGGGAGCAACCTGTCTGCCTCTGCGAAGTTGCCCAATATAATGCGAAATCGGCCCGCCGCCTCTTCGGCTGCGAGCCGTTCGCGCGCCGCGCCGACCGCATTCGGGTCGCGATCCATCGCGGTGACATCCGCCCCGACTGCAAGAAGGGCGGCGGAATGTCCGCCGCCCCCCAAAGTGCAATCGAGAATTGTTTTTGCTCCTTCGAAAACTCCCCTCACCTCATCCACGAGCACCGGCGCGTGGTAGGCGCTGTCCCACGCGCCGCCCTCCGGTGCCCCCGGAATCATTTGCAGTAACGCTTGACCATCTCGTCGGTTGCGGGAGTGTACTGCGGAATTGCCGTGAGAACCTGCTTCGCGGGCTCCGGATAGCTCTGCAATCCGGCAGGGACATTCTCCTGAGCCGTGGCGAACGAATCCTTGGCGAGCCGTGCAAGCGAGCAGCTCTTGGACGTCTGCGCTTCGGTAATCGCGCTCTGCCCGATCGTGAATGCGGAGACACCCATGAGGAACTTGGCGTCGGAGGAAGGCTCGAGCTGATCGGACATCTTGAGGAAATCAACCGCCTTCTGAAGATCAGCACGGTTCTTGGACGCGTTACCCGCCTTGTACGCCGCATTGCCCTGAGCCAGCGCCACTTTGGCGAGTGTGCTCCTGTCACTGCCATTTCGCGACGCGAGCTGGATGATCGACATCACGCTGTCGGACTGGTTCATCGCAACGTAGATCAGGGCGATTTGCGCGTATCCGCCGTCGATCTTCGGATTTATCTGAACGGCGCGACGGGCAGCGGCGAGAGCCGCCGCGTTATTGCCGGCCTTGCTCAATGCACTCGCCTGGCTCAGAAGCAGAGTCGCGTTGGTGGGATACTTTGCAACGCCCTGCGCGAAAACGTCGGCCGCCCTCTGAAACTGGTTCTGTGCGGCTAGCGCGCCTGCGGTCCTGATGAAATAGGTCGTGTCGGCGGCAGAGGTGTCGGCCTTGATCAGCTCGGCTCCTGTCTGCGCTGCCAGGTCGAACTTCTTCGCTCCGAGATATACGAGCCACGCGAGGCGAAGCATCTTCGGATCGCCTGGATTGTTCTTGAGCGCTATGTCGATGATCGGCAGCACCTTGTCCCACTGACCCGTCTGCGCGAGATCGTTGATCACCTGCTCGCGAAGCTTGTCATTGCTCGGGTCGGCGGCCATGAGCGAGACGAGCGTTTCAGTCGCGCGCGGATCCTTGCGCTCCTGGTAGATGGCAGCAACGAGAGTAAGCGCGGGAATGTTGCGGGGATCGCGTGCGATGA containing:
- a CDS encoding tetratricopeptide repeat protein, which produces MLLAAAAFVTLAPLAPALAQRTEPVPHLMITTFQSSEPGLGVQAAEAIRSRLARDVDAKKLLVIPQKDVHATLTASGYSTTEALQSNDARALANLLRADEYMEGTVTKTPTGVKLEARLVIARDNTIQQPLPPAEGKLDQAAQAVSKAYQSARAQLEGEKTCAFRYREGKYKEAEQAARSALSKYPNGTIAGVCLANALNAQKQTDSVLAITQRIIARDPRNIPALTLVAAIYQERKDPRATETLVSLMAADPSNDKLREQVINDLAQTGQWDKVLPIIDIALKNNPGDPKMLRLAWLVYLGAKKFDLAAQTGAELIKADTSAADTTYFIRTAGALAAQNQFQRAADVFAQGVAKYPTNATLLLSQASALSKAGNNAAALAAARRAVQINPKIDGGYAQIALIYVAMNQSDSVMSIIQLASRNGSDRSTLAKVALAQGNAAYKAGNASKNRADLQKAVDFLKMSDQLEPSSDAKFLMGVSAFTIGQSAITEAQTSKSCSLARLAKDSFATAQENVPAGLQSYPEPAKQVLTAIPQYTPATDEMVKRYCK
- the rsmH gene encoding 16S rRNA (cytosine(1402)-N(4))-methyltransferase RsmH; this translates as MIPGAPEGGAWDSAYHAPVLVDEVRGVFEGAKTILDCTLGGGGHSAALLAVGADVTAMDRDPNAVGAARERLAAEEAAGRFRIILGNFAEADRLLPHQRQKFEGILADLGVSSHQIDEASRGFSFREGAPLDMRMDPAAGMTAADLLNTLEEAELVTVLRDYADEIRARSLAREIVRRRRTVPFESSDDLVRAIRGALGARSGPSDFARIFQGFRIAVNDELASLERALPILRDHLDPGGVLAVIAYHSGEDRIVKHAMREWSRDCICPPRQLECTCGGKALGELVTRKATKASAEEISRNPRARSARLRAWRRAA
- a CDS encoding penicillin-binding transpeptidase domain-containing protein, with protein sequence MRRPSRLTIISLALLVFAAALLAQSAKLQLVEGDLWAQRARALHFDSDTVPAPRGPILDASGTVLVDSHELVHVDIAPREVLDGPRLADLLREMRVSPGLIQRATDPMVKWVSLPELYIASEIAALTNMRGVHPKTVMQRDFATAGGIRRIVGRVGADGRALDGIELAMDGVLRGDSTGTRRAVDVRGRGIDAPAAWRSPPRAGSSLTLTINETLQEICERALVRASDSLQADGGDIVVMNPFSGEILAMASRRANPGTVANTAVAEPFEPGSTLKPFIAAALLQRGRARPDEVVETFNGRAVLEGRLVTDDHKALQLSLSDVIRYSSNIGIVRFAERLTPREKFETLRDFGFGIGTGIPLPAEAEGTLREPSRWNRTSGSSIVMGYEVAVTPLQLVAAYAAIANGGELMEPHLVKEIRSPDGDLIYRAKPRVIRRVVSPAVARDVQQMLLGVVESGTATRADLATYLLGGKSGTARRTVQGKGYVLGNYTASFVGLFPADRPQYVVLVKLDSPRQAYYGGEIAAPVTKVILRAALAARDAALDRSELASVERVRRVTGSVDTLAEAGAAAVLATTSSNDGSAGVGEEEAAARQAVTIALPHVARARPLDQSERPVPDISGLALRDAVRALHHSGFRVRLVPQRGTATLPPAGTLVAAGSVVELQHIR
- a CDS encoding UDP-N-acetylmuramoyl-L-alanyl-D-glutamate--2,6-diaminopimelate ligase; translation: MRFALANVTSALEAAGLLAAVPGNLPEFVDGISDDSRAVRAGFLFIAVKGAVLDGHDYLARAEQQGATAAMVEDASRTSLPAIVVREGRKAAAIAASTAFGNPSRKLRMIGITGTNGKSTTAGILRHLLDDASARSASIGTLGVLLGTAGEVVPGGNELTTPGPVELQRILRELVNRSARWVAMEVSSHSLDQRRIDGLEFDAAVFTNLTRDHLDYHGTMEAYFKAKSALMDYVKPDGHAAVNADDAALQKLPRRRRRILFGVSSRAEMRATGVKFSPAGSEWTVHYRDESFPVCLPLIGDVNVHNALGALAVAVTLGVPLPALVTKLNDLPQVPGRLEVVSQSPAVLRDYAHTPDALERALTAIRPFVTRRLILVFGCGGDRDRGKRPEMGRAAEEGADVVIVTSDNPRTEDPERILDDIEAGMTRKDHERIENRRAAIAHALKQARPGDVVLLAGKGHETYQIRGTTKAPFDEKEIVRELLTSH